Proteins from a genomic interval of Hydrogenophaga sp. PAMC20947:
- the hisC gene encoding histidinol-phosphate transaminase, which produces MTPSASDNQPHGLRFNPHVAALPPYHAGMNVAVARGISGQHDIARLASNENPEGCSPMVMTALASAAYEPWRYADPACTALRAALAQKLGCEARQLVIGNGSEELIAAIARAVLVPGSRVLTVVPSFGLHEIEPLAAGAEVVKVAMTPALGFDLDGLERELALAPHVAFLSSPWNPVGPALDSSALQRVIKAVKPGTLLVLDEAYFEFADPGAPDGIEVLRASGVSHVVLRTFSKAYGLAGLRVGYAVCSHPEIARVLSAAKTPFNVNAAAQAAALAALADEAWMHASVGRLRLERARVAQALCALGLRVAPSQTNFLFFDAGKDSGGVADTLLRQAGIIVKAWREPGYERFIRATIGSPAENDRLIAALAQIHQADPVAA; this is translated from the coding sequence ATGACCCCGTCCGCATCCGACAACCAGCCGCACGGCCTTCGTTTCAACCCCCATGTCGCTGCGCTGCCGCCGTACCACGCGGGCATGAACGTCGCGGTGGCGCGGGGTATCAGCGGTCAGCACGACATAGCGCGGCTGGCCAGCAATGAGAACCCCGAAGGCTGCTCACCGATGGTGATGACAGCGCTCGCCTCGGCCGCCTACGAGCCTTGGCGTTATGCCGACCCGGCCTGTACCGCCTTGCGCGCTGCGCTGGCCCAGAAGCTGGGTTGCGAGGCGCGGCAACTGGTGATTGGCAATGGCTCCGAAGAGCTGATTGCAGCCATTGCCCGAGCCGTCCTGGTGCCGGGCAGCCGGGTGCTAACGGTTGTGCCCAGCTTTGGTTTGCACGAAATCGAACCACTGGCCGCAGGTGCAGAAGTCGTCAAGGTGGCGATGACGCCGGCGCTGGGTTTTGACCTTGATGGCCTGGAGCGCGAACTGGCGCTTGCACCCCATGTGGCCTTTTTGTCGTCCCCGTGGAATCCCGTTGGCCCGGCACTGGACAGTTCGGCGCTGCAGCGCGTGATCAAGGCCGTCAAGCCGGGCACGCTGCTGGTGCTGGATGAAGCCTATTTTGAGTTCGCCGACCCAGGCGCTCCCGATGGCATCGAGGTGTTGCGCGCAAGCGGTGTGAGCCATGTGGTGCTGCGCACCTTTTCCAAGGCTTATGGCCTTGCCGGCTTGCGCGTGGGTTATGCCGTTTGTTCACATCCCGAGATCGCGCGAGTCCTCAGTGCGGCCAAAACGCCCTTCAACGTCAACGCCGCAGCCCAGGCTGCGGCCCTGGCAGCACTCGCCGACGAGGCCTGGATGCATGCATCCGTGGGGCGGCTGCGGCTGGAGCGTGCCCGTGTGGCCCAGGCCCTCTGTGCGCTGGGCCTGCGGGTGGCACCCTCGCAAACCAATTTCCTTTTTTTCGACGCGGGAAAAGACAGCGGCGGCGTGGCCGATACCTTGCTGCGGCAGGCGGGCATCATCGTCAAGGCCTGGCGTGAGCCCGGCTACGAGCGCTTTATCCGCGCCACCATTGGCAGTCCGGCTGAAAACGACAGGTTGATTGCCGCACTCGCGCAGATCCACCAGGCTGACCCGGTGGCCGCCTGA
- a CDS encoding 2Fe-2S iron-sulfur cluster-binding protein codes for MSASTGKGGFRPLKVIDKVRESSTITSFHLEPAEPGGWRAFEAGQFLVFKFPADNERGHVLRTYSVSCAPGHPGRYRISVKRETAPMPGLPDGLGSCYLHDRVQVGDVLMADGPRGDFYLDRLSARPVVLLSGGVGLTPMVAMLHALAEQSDRRTVFIHACDNGEVHALGDEVRTLAGLRSGIDAHVIYRFPTEADRAAARFQAEGVITRELLQRLLPLDDYEFYLCGPPPFMQAVFRLVRSLGVAKERIAYEFFGPATVLEPDAALAKQAPQPAAAQAPSAPAGVTTAGAESAITVTFRKSGRSASWVDGAESLLSFAESHGLAPEFSCRAGVCGTCKTGLVDGEVNYFEEPLDDPGAGQVLICCARPKGNLVLDL; via the coding sequence ATGAGTGCGTCGACAGGGAAGGGGGGCTTTCGCCCCCTGAAAGTGATCGACAAGGTGCGTGAAAGCAGCACCATCACCTCGTTTCACCTGGAGCCGGCCGAGCCTGGCGGCTGGCGCGCTTTTGAGGCAGGGCAGTTCCTGGTTTTCAAGTTCCCGGCGGACAATGAGCGTGGGCATGTGTTGCGCACGTACAGTGTGTCCTGCGCGCCCGGCCATCCGGGGCGATACCGCATCTCGGTCAAGCGAGAGACGGCGCCGATGCCTGGCCTGCCCGACGGCTTGGGCTCTTGCTACTTGCACGACCGTGTCCAGGTGGGCGACGTGTTGATGGCCGATGGCCCGCGTGGCGACTTCTACCTGGACCGCCTCAGCGCGCGCCCCGTGGTACTGCTTTCGGGCGGCGTGGGCCTGACGCCCATGGTGGCTATGCTGCATGCGCTGGCCGAACAGAGCGATCGCCGCACGGTGTTTATCCACGCTTGCGACAACGGTGAGGTGCATGCACTCGGTGACGAGGTGCGCACGCTGGCGGGTTTGCGCAGCGGCATTGATGCGCATGTGATCTACCGTTTTCCAACCGAGGCCGACCGCGCAGCGGCACGCTTCCAGGCCGAAGGCGTGATCACGCGGGAACTGCTGCAGCGGTTGCTGCCACTCGATGATTACGAGTTCTACCTTTGCGGGCCACCACCCTTCATGCAGGCGGTGTTTCGGCTGGTGCGCAGCCTGGGCGTGGCCAAGGAGCGCATTGCCTACGAGTTCTTCGGTCCGGCGACGGTGCTGGAGCCCGACGCGGCGCTGGCCAAGCAGGCTCCGCAGCCTGCTGCGGCCCAGGCTCCGAGTGCGCCTGCCGGCGTGACAACGGCAGGCGCCGAGAGTGCCATCACCGTCACCTTCCGCAAAAGCGGCCGCAGCGCCAGCTGGGTGGACGGTGCCGAATCGCTGCTGTCGTTTGCCGAAAGCCACGGCCTCGCTCCCGAATTCAGCTGCCGTGCCGGCGTATGCGGCACCTGCAAGACCGGTCTGGTGGACGGTGAAGTCAACTACTTCGAGGAACCACTGGACGACCCTGGTGCCGGGCAGGTGCTGATTTGCTGCGCCCGGCCCAAGGGCAACCTGGTGCTGGATCTTTGA
- a CDS encoding FAD-binding oxidoreductase, with protein sequence MLTKLTGALRTALGCAHVRSGADVQAMDVGWHPDNLGAGLVALPANTAEVAEVVRLCREHGVAIVPQGGRTGLVGGSISHVGEVIVSLARMSHIECLDAVSRIAVVQGGVTLESLQGAAAAEGLEPGIDIPSRGSATIAGMVSTNAGGIMAFRNGVMRHRVLGLEAVLADGSVYSDLTRVVKNSAGYDLKHLFIGAEGSLGLVTRVVLKLDPLPQASATALLGLPSVQAALETIRWAMSIETGHLRAAEAMWQRFIQLTAKAQHWSEPGMALDQPIFLLMSLGGAHEQPLRDAFETLFGQVLEHYPDATGIIASSARQERDLWRLREDTDALYRVHPAAPSYDVSVPLSSLADYLDKVLAGLARIDSALQPYVFGHLADGNLHIILSRAGALAPDMAARVESVLYGTLQALGGSFSAEHGVGSKRIGAMFDTLDPGKLATMKTIKNMLDPDRLMNPGKVLPAS encoded by the coding sequence ATGCTGACGAAACTCACTGGCGCATTGCGCACCGCGCTTGGCTGCGCCCATGTTCGATCAGGCGCCGACGTGCAGGCGATGGACGTGGGCTGGCACCCCGACAATCTCGGCGCAGGCTTGGTGGCGTTGCCCGCCAACACCGCGGAAGTGGCCGAGGTGGTTCGTCTGTGCCGAGAGCACGGCGTGGCCATCGTGCCGCAGGGTGGACGCACCGGGCTGGTCGGTGGCTCGATCTCCCATGTGGGCGAAGTGATTGTGTCGTTGGCCCGCATGTCGCATATCGAATGCCTGGACGCCGTGAGCCGGATCGCGGTGGTGCAGGGCGGTGTCACGCTGGAATCGCTGCAAGGGGCCGCAGCCGCCGAAGGCCTGGAGCCAGGCATTGACATCCCTTCACGCGGCTCAGCCACCATTGCTGGCATGGTCTCGACCAACGCTGGCGGCATCATGGCGTTTCGCAATGGCGTCATGCGCCACCGCGTGCTTGGGCTGGAGGCCGTGCTGGCCGACGGGTCGGTCTATAGCGACTTGACGCGGGTCGTCAAAAACTCGGCCGGCTACGATCTCAAGCACCTGTTCATCGGTGCCGAAGGCAGCCTGGGCCTCGTGACACGTGTGGTGCTCAAGCTCGATCCGCTGCCGCAGGCCAGTGCCACCGCGTTGCTGGGTCTGCCTTCGGTACAGGCCGCGCTGGAGACCATCCGGTGGGCGATGTCCATCGAAACAGGGCATTTGCGTGCCGCCGAGGCGATGTGGCAGCGGTTCATCCAGTTGACGGCAAAGGCCCAGCATTGGAGCGAGCCGGGCATGGCACTGGACCAGCCCATTTTTTTGCTGATGTCTCTTGGTGGCGCACACGAACAGCCACTGAGGGATGCTTTTGAAACCCTGTTTGGGCAGGTGCTGGAGCACTACCCTGATGCCACCGGCATCATCGCCAGCTCAGCGCGCCAGGAACGAGACTTGTGGCGGTTGCGGGAAGACACGGACGCCCTGTACCGGGTTCACCCCGCAGCGCCGTCCTACGATGTGTCTGTGCCGCTGTCCAGCCTGGCCGACTATCTCGACAAGGTGCTGGCCGGCCTGGCGAGGATTGATTCTGCGTTGCAGCCCTATGTGTTTGGTCATTTGGCCGATGGCAATCTGCACATCATTCTGAGTCGGGCCGGAGCCTTGGCGCCCGACATGGCTGCCCGGGTCGAGTCTGTGCTCTATGGCACGTTGCAGGCGCTGGGTGGCTCTTTTTCGGCCGAGCATGGCGTGGGCTCCAAGCGGATTGGCGCCATGTTTGACACCCTGGACCCGGGCAAACTGGCGACCATGAAGACCATCAAGAACATGCTGGATCCAGACAGACTGATGAATCCGGGCAAGGTCTTGCCCGCGTCCTGA